ATGTAACGTTTTACTTAAACATAATTGTACAACAGCTTGAGGCTAATTCTTGTTTGGTTATAATGGTCGTGATTTTTACTGTGAGAGGGAAAGAAATGATGGAAGTTAAAACTTGGGGCATATTCCTATTGTTTGGGAGGAGTATGGAATTGATTGTTTCTTACTTCTTGAAATGTTGCTTCCATTCTTAGCACTTTGCTTTCTTTTCATGTTAGCTTTAAAAGTTTTAATACATTGTATAAACTTATCTTATTATAATACAACATGCTAAAAGAGTCCTTAAACTGTTATTTGGTTCAAAGGAACACATATCCTAAAAGAATCAAAATTCAGTGATTAACTGTTGACCTGCCAATGTGCTGTATATTAATCTTAGTTTCTTCATCTATGCAAATTGCAGGTCAGGTTCTGCAACTGGTGGTACTATTGCAAAGGATGCCATTGGAAATGATGTAGTTGCAGAGCAATGGCTCAAGGCACATGGACCTGGTGACCGTACGCTTACACAAGGATTGAAGGTACGAAGTGCTTACAGCCGTTCATTGGCTAGAGTTTTCATAGATCTTCCACAAGCTGCAGATACTTTACATATAATGTTGAAAGCAATTGTTTTCTCAGACTATTATAGTATTATGCTTCAATGTTCAATGCCATTTCCCATTGCTTCTTTCCTTCTTCTCAATGTTATTCTCTTTGCTCAACAAAATTATCTTGCCATACTATGCAAAATTTATGTGGTAAATTGCAATTCTAGCCATAACAAGTTAACAACCCAAGATCTGGCCTTatataagtaaaataaatttcCTTCTCAAGCTTCCTAGTTCCTACCATAATAACTATTTTCATGATTTGAATCCCAGGGAGATCCTACCTACCTTGTGGTGGAGAAAGACAGAACACTTGCAACATATGGTATTAACGCTGTTTGCACCCACCTTGGGTGTGTCGTGCCGTTTAATACAGCTGAGAAAAAGTTCATCTGCCCCTGCCATGGATCTCAGTACAATGACCAAGGAAGAGTTGTGAGAGGACCTGCTCCCTTGGTAAGCAAATTAGAAAAACCTTTTCTTTTGACATTCTTTTCGCTGCATGTGTTTTGACTTAGAAGCATAGCATTTAGACTTGTTATGGTTTATTTCTTAGAACTTGCTTCACTTATCTGTTACTCTAATTACTGTACTAGCATTGAATATTTTTGTTGTTCTTGTTGTATGTCAGTCTCTGGCATTGGCACATTGTGATGTGGTTGATGGGAAGGTGGTGTTTGTTCCTTGGGTCGAAACAGATTTCAGAACTGGTGATGCTCCATGGTGGGCTTAGAATTCTTAAAGCTGTGCCTCGGCTGTCATATATTTAAATCTGAAATACAAACAATCTGTTTTTGTATTAATGCATAAACACATTTTGTAACGCAGTTTGATGCTGGTATATGATGAAAAGGAACCTCAATTGTCAACTGTTTTCCCCTATAATTCAtgtttccttatcatatccttACTAGTTAgtgtaaattttattttaagagcAAGTTgtgtgaaaaaagaaaaaaatatggtAGATATTCCCTTCTCATTCTCACATGTCAACCATTTTAGTCGTGCGCGAAGAGAGGTAGAGGGAGACCTAAAAGAGCATGAAAACACATTGTTATAAAATAGCTCATTATCAATAGTATTCCTCGTAAGTTAGTTTTTGGTCGAGCCAATGACGTAATGTGATCTatatagccgacctcacttagtgggataatGCTTTTGTTGTTGAATGTCACAACCATTTGACACTCTCCAGCACTATCGCTATTGAGCACCTTTCACCATTGTCGTTTGGCGTCATTTACTCATGTCACACTTTTTTGTGTCAAAAATGTTAGGAACAATACCCAAAGTGTGGTCACATAACACTTACAACAATAAATCTCAAAGAGTGATACCCCAAAACAGAAACATAAACAATTAAAAACAAGCATTCTCTAttataaaaaaagataaaaataaaaacaagcaTGCTCACTTAAGTAAAGAAGCTGATGCATGCAATTGAAATCATGATGTAAAAACTCTAAGGGTCGTCTAAAATCCCTAAAACCTCCAAATTAATACATAAACCAATTGACTTATGAATGAAGAagattttatctttctttttaaaCAATGCTCCCATATTAACAACTCATTCAGTTTTGCTAGAGCTGCAAATTGTGCGGCTATCTTGGAAGTCCAAATCATGGTTTCAGCAGCGCGAACATGAGTTAGCCTAGCTACTTTGAGAACGTAGAGAGAAGAGGAAAGCTTTTGTAGATTCCAAACTAGCAGCAATAGAAGCTAGGCATGATGAAGGCAGCATAGGGGGTGGAGGAAACAATGGAGGAGACGGTGAGAGCAGTGACCTTGAGCAAAGTTCAATGGTGTGGGTGGAGATAGTGGAGCAAAGGATGGACGAGGGCAGGCATGTAAGGAACTTCACATTTGACCTAACTCTACTTCCTCTCCAAATCATAACAAAACAAAGCCTACCCTTTTCAGCCTAGAGTACCGCCAGAGAGAGATGTTGACCTCAAGCTTGGGTTGCGCTAGTGCCTCACGACAACAGTGATAGAGCTCAAGGTGCTTGGCTGGGAACCTAGCTTCCTCGAGATATGGAGATTCTAGCGAGTTGGACCTATTAGTATTGAATGATGTGACGCGGTAAAGTGGGAAGGTGGTGGTTGCGTTGTCTCAACGTTTGGATTTTCGACTAGGCCACTACAAGAGTTAGCTCAACTACTGGCGTTTTTATTACCGACAACTATGGAATGTTCTCCTTGATAGGGAGAAAAGTGGGAGAAGATAATCAAACAAAAAGCAAAATGGAACGTTCTCTTTGAAACGTGTGTCAACGAGTTATGTTAAGAGTGAGTCCCACAATGCCAAATTACATGAAAAAAAGTCTAAATTGGATGAGTGAACTAGCTTTCAATGAGAcacataaatataatttaacaatgagggtgaaaataaataagaatataTGTTTTtaggaattaaaataaaaaattatttttcaatgaTGAAAACAACATTTAACATATTTGGAAGGATATAAAATTTTAAGCCTTTGATCTCTATATTtgtactttttaaaatttatcatTAATAACTCTTTTATCTTGTTAAAGTTATTGACTTTGTCAACCTTCTAATCAAGTGTCTTATGCTATCCAATATTGTTAAATAGTtgagataaaaataataatgagttGAACAATGTTATGTTAAAGAaagggtgcccactagggtgggcaaccTTTTTTTTTAGTCCACCCATGGACCATCATTTACCGCCATTAGATTTGAGAATCTTAGAATATTTTTTCATTGAATGGTTATGATTGGTTGATGATAAAaaaggtaaaaatataatttgacAATTCCTACATCCACTCCTATTATCAGCTCTTCTTCTCCCAGCTGCGGTGAGGTTTCAAGTTCCATCACTGGCCACACCATCTGGTGTTCCAAAACCACTTGTGCCCGCGTGTGACCAGCGACCCGCGCCAACCAAGTGTACCACCGGTCGCTCCAACCTCTGTCTTGCTTGCACGCCCCCGCGTCGTCCTCCTCTCCCTCAGGCGCGTGAGATCTGCGTGCTCCAGCCTTGATTGTTCTCTGTTGTTGCAGTTGcaggcattttttttttgtgttctgAGAAAATAAAAGGATAAACAGGGAGAAAGGAGAAAAGAAACACAGAGAGAAAGGGGAGGAGGAAGGTGTAATAAGTaaggtagaagaagaagaaaaatggcatcGACACTCCTTATAGATCTGAAAAATTCCTCTTTTTACAGATCTGAAACACCTAGTTTGCTtccagatttttcttcctttccagATTAAGTTAAATTCCTCTTCTGCAAATAAAACAGTGAAATTTTCTAAGGTTCAATCAGATTGGGAAGGTTAAGAAAATCCTGATTAGATTATTTGGGTTTGTAGTGGTTTAAAAGTGGAATTGGAATTGAAATGAAAAACCGAGGGAGAAAACTAATTGATTTACAAGTATTGAGAAAGAGGTTTACActtaagagatagaaaagatgAATGTTTGCAGCTTATTGAGGGAAGGTAGGTGGCAGTGGTGAAACGAGAAGGGTGGGGCAGCATTGGGGGGAGAAAGAGAAGGATTGGGGATGATGTTTGGAAATTACTGAAAAGCcctttggtccaccggtggacaaAAAAGAaagttgcccaccctagtgggcaccgaaAGAAAGACGATATTATCAACATTTAGAATTGGTTTCACATATGTAAAAAATTGTATAAAATAATGAATTGTCTTTAAATTGTAGTGGAATTTATAT
This portion of the Lotus japonicus ecotype B-129 chromosome 3, LjGifu_v1.2 genome encodes:
- the LOC130746729 gene encoding cytochrome b6-f complex iron-sulfur subunit, chloroplastic, encoding MSSTTLSPVTPSQLCSGKSGIFCPSQALLVKPARNQMVGKAKGIRIACMATSIPADRVPDMEKRKLLNLLLLGAISLPSAGMLVPYATFFAPPGSGSATGGTIAKDAIGNDVVAEQWLKAHGPGDRTLTQGLKGDPTYLVVEKDRTLATYGINAVCTHLGCVVPFNTAEKKFICPCHGSQYNDQGRVVRGPAPLSLALAHCDVVDGKVVFVPWVETDFRTGDAPWWA